A single genomic interval of Schistocerca americana isolate TAMUIC-IGC-003095 chromosome 2, iqSchAmer2.1, whole genome shotgun sequence harbors:
- the LOC124594645 gene encoding transcription elongation factor SPT5-like, whose amino-acid sequence MVSSVTDWGGSPTDWGGSPTDWGGSPTDWGGSPTDWGGSPTDWGGSPTDWGGSPTDWGGSPTDWGGSPTDWGGSPTDWGGSPTDWGGSPTDWGGSPTDWGGSPTDWGGSPTDWGGSPTDWGGSPTDWGGSPTDWGGSPTDWGGSPTDWGGSPTDWGGSPTDWGGSPTDWGGSPTDWGGSPTDWGGSPTDWGGSPTDWGGSPTDWGGSPTDWGGSPTDWGGSPTDWGGSPTDWGGSPTDWGGSPTDWGGSPTDWGGSPTDWVGWLVV is encoded by the coding sequence ATGGTTTCCTCAGTTACGGACTGGGGCGGCAGTCCGACGGACTGGGGCGGCAGTCCGACGGACTGGGGCGGCAGTCCGACGGACTGGGGCGGCAGTCCGACGGACTGGGGCGGCAGTCCGACGGACTGGGGCGGCAGTCCGACGGACTGGGGCGGCAGTCCGACGGACTGGGGCGGCAGTCCGACGGACTGGGGCGGCAGTCCGACGGACTGGGGCGGCAGTCCGACGGACTGGGGCGGCAGTCCGACGGACTGGGGCGGCAGTCCGACGGACTGGGGCGGCAGTCCGACGGACTGGGGCGGCAGTCCGACGGACTGGGGCGGCAGTCCGACGGACTGGGGCGGCAGTCCGACGGACTGGGGCGGCAGTCCGACGGACTGGGGCGGCAGTCCGACGGACTGGGGCGGCAGTCCGACGGACTGGGGCGGCAGTCCGACGGACTGGGGCGGCAGTCCGACGGACTGGGGCGGCAGTCCGACGGACTGGGGCGGCAGTCCGACGGACTGGGGCGGCAGTCCGACGGACTGGGGCGGCAGTCCGACGGACTGGGGCGGCAGTCCGACGGACTGGGGCGGCAGTCCGACGGACTGGGGCGGCAGTCCGACGGACTGGGGCGGCAGTCCGACGGACTGGGGCGGCAGTCCGACGGACTGGGGCGGCAGTCCGACGGACTGGGGCGGCAGTCCGACGGACTGGGGCGGCAGTCCGACGGACTGGGGCGGCAGTCCGACGGACTGGGGCGGCAGTCCGACGGACTGGGGCGGCAGTCCGACggactgggttggttggttggttgtttga